The nucleotide window CTTGGCAAAACAAGCGGCAAGGCCAACATTGAAAATAATCTTCAGCAGCTGGGTATCCAGCTCTCTGATGCCAACCTCAAAAAGGTTACCCAGCGCATCATTGAACTGGGCGATAAAAAAGAAGTGCTCACACAGGCCGACCTGCCCTACATCATCTCTGATATTCTCGACAGCAGCCGGATAGAGGAAAAGGTGAAAATAGAAAACTATGTGCTCTCCCATTCCAAAAACCTCCACCCTTCTGTCACCCTGAAAATATCAGTGGAAGGAGAACTCTTCGAAGAACACTCCCAGGGCGATGGTCAGTATGATGCCTTCATGAATGCACTCAAAAAGGTATACAAAAAGAAAAAACGGGAACTGCCTGCACTCACAGACTACTCTGTTCACATCCCTCCCGGCGGTAAAAGCGACGCTTTATGCGAAACCATTATCACCTGGAACTTCCAGAATAAGGAGTTCAAAACAAGAGGACTGGACAGCGACCAGACCGTGTCTGCCATAAAGGCCACCCAGAAAATGCTCAACCTGATCTGATCAATCATCATTTTATTATCAACAGATGGCAACTAAACATATTTTAATTGTTCCCGGAGACGGAATAGGACAGGAAGTAACCGCAGTAGGTAAAAAAGTGCTGGACAAAATCGCAGCGCGATTCGGACACACTTTCACATATGACGAAGCACTGGTAGGACATGCTGCCATCGAGGCTACCGGCAACCCGTTGCCCGATGAATCGCTGGCCAAAATGCGGGCCTCAGATGCCGTGCTCTTTGGCGCTGTAGGCCATCCCAAATACGATAATGACCCTTCCGCCAAAGTAAGGCCGGAACAAGGTCTGCTTCGCATGCGCAAGGAACTGGGATTATACGCCAATCTGCGCCCTATCAAATTATTCGACGAACTACTCGACGCCTCCAGCATCAAACCGGAAATACTGAAAGGCGCTGACATCCTCTTCTTCCGTGAATTGACCGGCGACATCTACTTCGGCGAGAAAGGCAGAAAAAACGACGGTGACACCGCCTTCGATATCGCGGAATACAGCCGCTTTGAAGTGGAACGTATTGCCCGCAAAGCTTTTGAAGCCGCCCGTACCCGACGCAAAAAACTCTGCTCCGTCGATAAAGCCAATGTCATCGAAACATCCCGGCTCTGGAGGGAAGTCATACAGAAAATAGCACCTGAATATCCTGATGTGGAAGTAGAACATCAGTTCGTAGATGCTACCGCCATGCTGCTTATCAAAGATCCCCGCCGCTTCGATGTGGTAGTTACGGCCAACCTCTTCGGCGATATCCTCACCGATGAAGCCTCACAGATAGCAGGCTCCATGGGCATGCTCGCCTCCGCCTCCATCGGCGATGGCACCGGCGTATACGAGCCCATCCACGGCTCCG belongs to Chitinophaga sp. HK235 and includes:
- the leuB gene encoding 3-isopropylmalate dehydrogenase; amino-acid sequence: MATKHILIVPGDGIGQEVTAVGKKVLDKIAARFGHTFTYDEALVGHAAIEATGNPLPDESLAKMRASDAVLFGAVGHPKYDNDPSAKVRPEQGLLRMRKELGLYANLRPIKLFDELLDASSIKPEILKGADILFFRELTGDIYFGEKGRKNDGDTAFDIAEYSRFEVERIARKAFEAARTRRKKLCSVDKANVIETSRLWREVIQKIAPEYPDVEVEHQFVDATAMLLIKDPRRFDVVVTANLFGDILTDEASQIAGSMGMLASASIGDGTGVYEPIHGSAHDITGKGVANPLASILSAALLLDISFGMKAESNAVIHAVDQVLKAGFRTRDIANPQTPAHMIKGTDAIGEEVLKQL